The following are encoded in a window of Saccharothrix longispora genomic DNA:
- a CDS encoding Hsp20/alpha crystallin family protein has protein sequence MLMRTDPFRELDRLAQQFFSGPGTWSRPTSMPMDAYRAGDEFVVEFDLPGVPADAIELDVERNVLTVKAERRPNRRTDEVEMQVSERPLGVFSRQLFLGDTLDAEHIRADYDSGVLTLRIPIAEKAKPRRIAIGNADTGRKEIDA, from the coding sequence ATGTTGATGCGCACCGACCCGTTCCGGGAGCTGGACCGCCTGGCACAGCAGTTCTTCTCCGGGCCGGGCACGTGGTCGCGGCCGACGTCCATGCCGATGGACGCCTACCGCGCGGGCGACGAGTTCGTCGTCGAGTTCGACCTGCCCGGCGTCCCGGCGGACGCGATCGAGCTGGACGTGGAGCGCAACGTGCTCACGGTCAAGGCCGAGCGCCGCCCGAACCGCCGGACCGACGAGGTCGAGATGCAGGTCTCCGAGCGGCCGCTGGGCGTGTTCTCGCGGCAGTTGTTCCTCGGCGACACCCTCGACGCCGAGCACATCCGCGCCGACTACGACTCCGGTGTGCTCACCCTGCGCATCCCGATCGCGGAGAAGGCCAAGCCGCGCAGGATCGCCATCGGCAACGCCGACACCGGCCGCAAGGAGATCGACGCCTGA
- a CDS encoding HSP18 transcriptional regulator, which yields MASGDYENIRHAVEGDDVGVGQVLTALVLLRRLREELAAWEPQLIASARAMGTSWAELAPALGLASRQAAERRYLRLRPSEGDDTAEGRVRAERDKRAADRAVGRWARENAGSLRSLAGQVGRVDVVVRRALEVDDVVALVAPLVESLGRVRVEDPELAREIQALSDRAAEVRRDTQVLRDSRSRR from the coding sequence ATGGCGAGCGGCGACTACGAGAACATCCGGCACGCGGTCGAGGGGGACGACGTCGGCGTCGGTCAGGTGCTGACCGCGCTGGTCCTGCTGCGGCGGCTGCGCGAGGAGCTGGCCGCGTGGGAGCCGCAGCTGATCGCCTCCGCGCGGGCGATGGGCACCAGCTGGGCGGAGCTGGCGCCGGCGCTCGGGTTGGCCAGCCGGCAGGCGGCCGAGCGCCGCTACCTGCGGTTGCGACCGTCGGAGGGGGACGACACGGCGGAGGGCCGGGTGCGCGCCGAGCGGGACAAGCGGGCGGCCGACCGGGCGGTGGGCCGGTGGGCGCGGGAGAACGCGGGCTCACTGCGCAGCCTGGCCGGTCAGGTCGGCCGGGTGGACGTGGTGGTGCGGCGGGCGCTGGAGGTGGACGACGTCGTCGCCCTGGTCGCGCCGCTGGTGGAGTCGCTGGGGCGGGTGCGGGTGGAGGACCCGGAGCTGGCGCGCGAGATCCAGGCGCTCAGCGACCGGGCCGCGGAGGTGCGGCGCGACACGCAGGTGCTGCGCGACAGCCGGTCGCGCCGCTGA